A region of Pontiella agarivorans DNA encodes the following proteins:
- a CDS encoding MotA/TolQ/ExbB proton channel family protein, whose product MLELMVKGGWIMWPLLVCSIAAAVLFLERVFHLHRAQIKQDDFLSGIYTIVNRGNTAEAVSICDQTPGPVAHIIRTGLLHADEKPEELKQTITKAGLGEIPRLEKNLGGLLTIAQITPLLGLLGTVVGLIQIFTAMQQNAPLAEIGDLSEGIWQALITTAVGLCVSIPAFAGYNFLLSRVERITLNMEYAAEEVYHFLVYDRTEGGVDGNEAL is encoded by the coding sequence ATGTTGGAACTGATGGTTAAAGGGGGCTGGATTATGTGGCCGCTACTGGTCTGCAGCATTGCAGCTGCAGTTCTTTTTCTGGAGCGCGTGTTTCATTTACACCGTGCACAGATCAAGCAGGATGATTTTCTAAGCGGAATCTATACGATCGTGAATCGCGGCAATACGGCCGAGGCGGTTTCGATCTGTGACCAGACTCCTGGGCCGGTTGCGCACATCATTCGTACAGGGCTGCTTCATGCTGATGAAAAACCGGAGGAGCTCAAACAGACCATAACAAAAGCTGGTCTGGGTGAAATTCCGCGTCTGGAAAAAAATCTGGGCGGACTGCTGACCATTGCCCAGATTACACCGCTACTGGGGCTGCTGGGCACGGTGGTCGGTCTGATTCAGATTTTTACGGCGATGCAACAGAATGCACCGCTGGCTGAGATTGGAGATCTGTCGGAGGGCATATGGCAGGCGCTGATAACCACGGCGGTCGGCCTCTGTGTTTCCATTCCTGCCTTTGCGGGCTATAATTTTCTACTGAGCCGGGTGGAACGCATTACGCTGAATATGGAGTATGCGGCTGAAGAGGTTTATCATTTTCTGGTTTATGACCGTACCGAAGGCGGAGTCGACGGTAATGAAGCCCTTTGA
- a CDS encoding ExbD/TolR family protein: MKPFDPHKKSQQLRNFKPTRKPAGVFTIALGFCDSSLLALAFFLVVSPFVMQPGINITLPESPFSGGARFGSMVLSITRGEWYFFNNERLDEAGLREALRAAALLHRDSVLIIEADEHVSHGAVVKAWNAALEAGISEVSIATRISAVEEGEP, translated from the coding sequence ATGAAGCCCTTTGATCCCCATAAAAAAAGCCAACAGCTTCGTAATTTTAAGCCCACCCGTAAACCGGCCGGGGTGTTTACCATTGCGCTGGGCTTCTGTGATTCCTCTCTGCTGGCCCTGGCCTTTTTTCTGGTGGTTTCTCCGTTTGTTATGCAGCCGGGCATTAATATCACGTTGCCGGAATCCCCATTTTCGGGGGGGGCGCGTTTTGGCTCGATGGTGCTCTCGATTACGCGCGGGGAATGGTACTTTTTTAATAATGAGCGGCTCGACGAAGCTGGGTTGCGGGAAGCACTGCGGGCTGCGGCATTGTTGCACCGGGACAGTGTATTGATTATCGAAGCCGATGAGCATGTATCGCATGGGGCCGTTGTAAAGGCCTGGAACGCGGCACTTGAAGCCGGAATTTCCGAGGTGTCAATTGCCACACGGATTTCCGCCGTTGAAGAGGG